In the genome of Mytilus edulis chromosome 3, xbMytEdul2.2, whole genome shotgun sequence, one region contains:
- the LOC139515119 gene encoding uncharacterized protein — protein MSYMINRVYTPSSFYIPNGLHPGKQFIMRGRVTWGTEAFAINLQQDENPQGGDIAFHFNPRPSQGEVIRNSCTGGDWQDEEKEQPHFPFDDGRSFILRIEVTASEFRTYVNGKPYINYSHRVDLGDVHFLHLTDGAEYYDITFVDRYGLPYRTEIPGGMQVGKAVRIRGAGMDNEPFSINFGCDCENETCAFHFNPRPNEGVVIRNANLGGWGDEERDYEADFPFSPGQYFDALFVCTDDKYHVYVNGEHFTDFNHRCGVPDVSHFHVQGNMDIKDVEYFEPLEDDFVKQIPSGMEKGDVVVFKGFMRPGGDVFSVNFMTGYTADSDIALHFNPRIGEGQVIMNCCTGGDWGEEEKADIPSVIAEGKPFEIKIVTKRNKFKVYVNGNKCMKFDARLNVEDIKGIMVKGEAFIYQVKLERKLEKPVVESLPFGLREGGWIVVQAIPKKGSEGFAVNLCCGEDDDCDVAFHFNPRLQENCSIRNTFSGGDWQEEERDQPCFPFEKKETCEIAINIKSDKFVTYVNGEHYIDYNHRLSLDSVCHLKLTGHAEFYEPEFLWDESHRGAPSVSRQLNRRVDLLTTLDRTHKRISSMSYSINRIITPSTLQIPGGLRPGKQILLRGRVTHNHDYFCINVREADGGGDILFHFNPRQEDEVVVRNTFSGGEWGEEERDKPHFPFGAGKSFLLRIEIAEDGYHTYVQGKPFINYGHRIDPSKGMFLELSDGAEYYDVTFQDKDDTPYRAEIPGRMQIGKAVRLRGATRGSEGFNVNFSCDCENESIAFHFNPRPSDGTVVMNANIGGWGDEERDFEGDFPFDNDQYFDIIFVCTAEKYHVYVNENHFADFNHRLDFADATHLHILGDVDIAELEFLEPVNDDFVKEIPSGLEKGDVLLFRGFMRPESEWFAINLHYGLTTDSDVALHFNPRIDQGEVVFNSRTDDSWADEERIEIPQCIAERKPFEVKIVTKSKKFKVYVNGSKVKKFESRGEIENIKGINVNAGAYIFQVKLERKLDKPVLERIPGGIRPGSWIVIHGMPKKKCDRFHINLKCGDDPESNVAFHFNPRFGEEHCTVRNTYVEGNWQEEEREEESFPFEKKDTFEVVIKVMEEKFMTYVNGDRYIDFNHRLPLDSICHLEMDGLAEFYETEFL, from the exons taCACACCATCGTCTTTCTATATCCCAAATGGATTACATCCGGGAAAACAATTCATCATGCGAGGAAGAGTCACATGGGGTACCGAAGC ATTTGCAATCAATTTACAACAAGACGAGAACCCACAGGGAGGTGACATCGCATTCCATTTCAACCCCCGACCATCACAAGGAGAGGTAATCAGGAACTCGTGCACTGGCGGTGATTGGCAGGACGAAGAAAAAGAACAGCCACATTTCCCATTTGATGACGGTAGATCATTCATCCTCCGTATTGAAGTTACTGCCAGTGAATTCAGAACATATGTCAACGGAAAACCATACATCAACTACTCACACCGTGTTGATTTGGGAGATGTCCATTTCTTACACTTGACAGACGGTGCTGAATACTATGACATCACTTTTGTTGATAGATAT GGTTTGCCATATAGAACAGAGATTCCAGGAGGTATGCAAGTCGGAAAAGCCGTCAGAATCCGAGGAGCAGGAATGGACAATGAACC ATTCAGCATCAACTTTGGATGTGATTGTGAGAACGAGACATGCGCTTTTCACTTCAATCCAAGACCAAACGAAGGTGTAGTTATTCGTAATGCAAACCTTGGTGGCTGGGGAGACGAGGAGAGAGATTATGAGGCAGATTTCCCATTCAGCCCAGGACAATACTTCGACGCTCTGTTTGTGTGTACTGACGACAAGTATCAT GTGTACGTAAATGGAGAGCATTTTACTGATTTCAACCATCGATGTGGAGTGCCTGATGTGTCTCACTTTCATGTACAGGGAAATATGGACATCAAAGACGTGGAATATTTTGAACCATTG GAGGACGATTTTGTCAAACAGATTCCATCTGGAATGGAGAAAGGAGACGTAGTAGTATTTAAAGGATTTATGAGACCAGGAGGCGATGT attttcagtaaattttatgaCCGGATACACAGCCGATTCAGACATTGCCTTACATTTCAACCCTCGTATTGGTGAGGGACAGGTTATTATGAATTGCTGCACTGGAGGAGATTGGGGCGAGGAAGAAAAGGCAGACATTCCATCTGTGATTGCTGAAGGAAAACCATTCGAAATTAAAATTGTTACAAAGAGGAACAAATTCAAG GTTTATGTAAACGGAAACAAATGCATGAAATTCGATGCCAGACTTAACGTGGAGGACATCAAAGGAATAATGGTTAAGGGAGAAGCCTTTATCTACCAAGTTAAACTAGAAAGAAAACTG GAAAAACCAGTTGTAGAGAGTCTACCATTTGGTCTTAGAGAAGGCGGATGGATCGTTGTTCAAGCCATTCCAAAGAAAGGATCAGAAGG CTTTGCTGTAAACTTATGCTGCGGAGAAGATGATGACTGTGATGTAGCATTCCACTTTAATCCACGTCTTCAGGAAAATTGCTCCATTCGGAACACGTTTTCTGGTGGCGATTGGCAAGAGGAGGAGCGTGACCAACCATGCTTTCCATTTGAAAAGAAGGAAACATGTGAAATTGCCATCAATATAAAGTCCGATAAATTTGTG ACGTATGTAAATGGAGAACATTATATAGACTATAACCACAGACTCTCATTAGATAGTGTGTGTCACCTGAAACTGACAGGACATGCAGAATTTTATGAACCAGAGTTCTTG TGGGATGAATCACATAGAGGTGCGCCATCTGTTAGCAGACAACTAAATCGAAGAGTGGATTTGTTAACAACGCTCGATCGAACACATAAGAG AATCAGCAGTATGTCTTATAGTATAAATCGTATC atAACCCCATCAACATTGCAAATCCCTGGGGGTTTACGTCCTGGAAAACAGATCCTGCTTCGTGGTAGAGTTACTCATAATCATGATTA TTTTTGCATCAATGTGAGAGAAGCCGATGGTGGTGGTGACATACTGTTCCATTTTAATCCTCGACAAGAAGATGAAGTGGTGGTAAGAAACACATTTTCAGGGGGAGAATGGGGAGAAGAAGAAAGAGACAAACCACATTTCCCATTTGGAGCGGGAAAATCATTTCTACTTAGAATAGAGATTGCCGAAGATGGCTATCATACTTACGTGCAAGGAAAACCGTTCATTAACTATGGCCATAGGATAGATCCCAGCAAGGGAATGTTTTTAGAGTTGTCAGATGGAGCAGAGTACTACGATGTCACCTTCCAAGATAAGGAT GACACTCCGTACCGAGCAGAAATACCTGGAAGAATGCAAATTGGCAAAGCTGTCCGTCTCCGAGGTGCAACTCGAGGTTCTGAAGG gtttaatGTAAATTTTTCCTGTGACTGTGAAAACGAAAGCATAGCCTTTCACTTCAACCCACGACCATCAGACGGAACTGTAGTAATGAATGCCAACATAGGAGGTTGGGGAGATGAAGAAAGAGATTTTGAAGGAGATTTCCCATTTGACAATgatcaatattttgatattattttcgTTTGCACTGCTGAGAAATATCAC GTTTATGTCAACGAAAACCATTTTGCTGATTTCAATCATCGACTTGATTTTGCCGATGCCACACATTTGCACATTCTAGGTGACGTAGATATTGCTGAGTTAGAGTTCCTAGAACCCGTT AATGACGACTTTGTAAAGGAGATTCCTTCAGGTCTAGAGAAAGGAGATGTTTTGTTGTTTAGAGGGTTCATGAGACCAGAGTCAGAATG GTTTGCCATAAACCTTCATTATGGTCTAACAACTGATTCTGATGTTGCCCTTCATTTCAATCCCCGAATTGACCAAGGTGAAGTGGTATTTAATAGTAGAACCGATGATTCTTGGGCCGACGAAGAACGAATAGAGATCCCGCAATGTATAGCTGAGAGGAAACCGTTTGAAGTCAAGATAGTCACCAAAAGTAAAAAATTCAAA GTATATGTAAATGGATCAAAAGTTAAAAAGTTTGAATCAAGAGGAGAAATCGAAAATATCAAAGGAATCAATGTTAATGCAGGAGCTTATATTTTCCAAGTCAAACTGGAGAGAAAATTG GATAAACCAGTTTTAGAAAGGATTCCTGGAGGTATAAGACCTGGTTCCTGGATTGTTATTCATGGAATGCCGAAGAAAAAATGTGATAG ATTCCATATTAACCTGAAATGTGGAGATGACCCCGAGAGCAATGTAGCTTTTCATTTCAATCCTCGTTTTGGAGAAGAACATTGCACAGTGAGAAATACTTACGTGGAAGGAAACTGGCAAGAAGAAGAGAGAGAAGAGGAAAGTTTTCCATTTGAGAAAAAAGACACATTTGAAGTTGTTATAAAAGTTATGGAGGAAAAGTTTATG ACATATGTAAATGGCGACCGTTATATAGACTTTAATCACAGACTTCCATTGGATAGCATCTGTCATCTTGAAATGGATGGATTGGCAGAATTCTATGAAACTGAATTCTTGTGA